The genomic segment GACATGTTGGTGGGCTCCTCCGGTAAAAACCCCCGTCAGGTTGCAGAAATTCAGCCCCCAGCGCAGCAGACCACTCCAGTCGGCGTTGCGGTCGTAGTAATGGTGGACAATGCGGGGGAAACGCAGTGCCACGTCGCCGAAAAACGCGGTGTTCTCGACCACATGGGAGTAAGCTGcagaagagaggacagatggaaacagattttaaaaaaataagacagaAGAGGACAAATTGAACTGGTTTTGAAGActtttttgtgctttgtgctgagaaaacacacacgcacacgcacacacacacacacacacacacacacacacacacacacacacacacacacacacacacacacacacacatgctgataaacagagcaaaaagaagaGTGTTCGATTTTGTTCGAAGACACTCAGAGCTGAATAAACCTGAAAAGAGGCAAATGACAATGAGATAGATGTTAATGAGAAAGCTGATACTATTGGCACACGCCGGCACCAAAGGAGGATGcggatgagggagagggagagggagagagagagagagagagagagagagagaaagatgtggaGCTTTtagagctgaggaagaggaaaacgGGACGAACGCCGTCAGAGGTGGCGGAGACAGAATCAAGCGTGTGAAAGACTCACTGGAGGTGCCGACTTATGTATGcagggcaagagagagagagacgcaatgacaaaatgaaatgatgaaacagcGGAGGTGTGTAAAACGTGAATCAGACCTTCTTTGATCTTGTCGTCCATGGGGAAGGGGTCGTCAGCGTGCATGTTGGCCGCCACCAGGATTTGTCTCGAGTCCTCCAACACCTTGTGAACGACAGACACAAACCTCCGGGTTTATTTTAATCGACACCGTGTGCTGTGAATGTAAGTCGCCGTGGTGACGACTGTGAATGAGAGCGCGAGACTAGGtccatgctagcagctctgcGAGGCATCTGAACAGTGATGAATCCTATCGTGACATTAAACACACCACTTTCCATACAGGGCGAGCAGCGTGAGCCGTGAGATGATTAGGTTTTTGAGGCAAGAAGTGGGATGACACCAAGTGTTAGGAGGATAAAGATAAACTTGTCTGAAGCCTGTCTGACCATCGTGTCGCTTTGTATGACACAAAATGCATCAGTCTATGTCATATTCTGGTGAAAATACAGAGAACCttagcgcacacacagacatgtactGAGATTAGAGTCAAGGTCTGTTGAGGTAGTATAAAGCAGAGATACGAGTAGAGACACTCTGGAACCATTATCTCACACAAAAATGCTGACAATGTTTTTCAGCCACTAAAGGTCGACTATGCCCGTTGTCCTTGAGAGGCACGCAGATGCATAGATAACTGTCCTCTGGCAAGCGGGACGCAGTGTAAAGCAGAGCCACCAGCCTCGTGTGGAGAGAGTGGCACCGTGAGCAGCCCGATTCCAATCtaacattcaaatgaatgcgAGCGAACATGCTGATGAATGCGATCGTTGGATCATTTGAAGCCTTTGATCCTCGTGTGGGCCGTGAGCCCTCTTATTCCCTCTTTCTGCCGGGGGGCACGGGAGGGTGGAGCTTAACTTGAGTTTTTTAAACATGTGTTTGATTCCGGTGCTGCCCACACACTGTGTGAGCACATGAcgtcacgacacacacacacacacacacacacacacacacacacacacacacacacacacacacacacacacacacacacacacacacacacacacacacacacacacacacacacacacacacacacacacacacacacacacacacacacacacactaccttgAAGAGTCCTTTGAGCATGATGTCTATGATCTTGTACTGCTGGTTAATGTCGTTCAGCTCCACCAGATTCTTGAGCGCGTTCAGCTGATCTTTCCTCTTGGTCTCAAACAGCCGCTTGTCTGACGTGAGGAGGTCAGGAGGACACACGCGACTCTCACATAGCTCACACTCGTCCATCTGTCACACTCAAACGCACAGAAACGTATTCACTGCCATGCATTCGTTCACACTCAGTGACTtgcacgaacacgcacacacacacacacacaaacacgtgaacacacacaggcgtgCCTGTCAATTTGAAGGATACAGATCTCCAGGTTGGAGTCATGTCTCGGTCGGTGCCCGTCGGAGTCTGCCGAGCAGAGAGCGGCAGCGGCCAGTGCCATGACCACTGCGCAGAGACTCTGCATGGTCAGCAGGAGGCGGCAGAGAGGCGCTCTTCCGAACACAAGAGATGACGAGCCATTAGATACAGAACAGTGCATCACATTGATAAACCTCAAATTATTGCCGTACAATTGCATTATTTCAAATCATTACATGTTACAGAAGAGagaatgtttatatatatatatatatacactcctTCAAAACAGGAAGACATTGTCTTTTATACAAAGTCAGTTCTATCTGAAAACTAGACTCAGTTTagagtcatttttcttcttccaaaagGTGCTAGAAAGGTTCACTCCCCCGTGATACTTGAGGAATATGTGAAGCAGAGAGACATGCGAGGGATAAGTGGTCAATATGGACCACCAGAGGGTCTCCAGCTGTTGGAGAGGGGGCTCCTTATGTTCCTTCTAAAAGACACATCTGATGTCTGGCACTGGAAAAAACCCCAGAGGAACATTTACAATCTCAGTAGCAGACCgactctctgctctctcctctcctctcctctcatctccccctTCCCCCTGGTCTCTCCATCCAAAAGCACTGGCCTCCTCCAACATTTTCGTTCAGTTGcaacttcctttttcctctggGGCCTTTTTTATAGGTTTAAAAAGGGGAGTGATGAAAGCAAAAGATAAACACAACAGCTAAAAATAGGAGCTCATCAAATGAAAATTTGATGAAAGCCaaatttttaagaaaaacattagCAGAAAACAGGAGTAACTCGGGGGAGGCAGCAGACAATGTTGATGAAATGGTACAACGCATTATTCACATAATGCATGCATAATTTAGCGAGGGCTCCGCCAATACACAATCAGAGGGATGCAGAGAGGGTAAGGGGCTCGACGGGGGTGTGAGGCATCCAGGGAGAGTTAGATTGtcagaagcaggaggaggacgggaggcGAGAGTTGAGCAGAGGGGCGTCGCGGCTTTCCGAGAACGGGGGGTGGGTGGGAAGGTTGACAAGTCAGGACGGTGAGACCCTGCAGGAAACAACAGCTTTCCTGGTGACTATTTCATCTGCTCTTGTTGAAGACACGAGCGATAAAAACCCAAAGACACACAGATAAGGGAACAAGGGGAAGATAGAGGAGGGGCGCGAGGCTGTGCGAGGGCATAATGAGCACCGGGGACTGGATTTTGCACTGACGGAATTAATCTTTACAAGTTCGGCTGCCAAAATTCCTGAAACTGCAGGACTAGGAAGTGAGCAAACCTCTCGGCGTATGAATGTTAATTTGTCCCCTTAAGGATCTCACTCAAATCAGAGAGGGGGGAGCATATGCTCCTAGACATACACTATCTCTCTTCAGGGGGCAGATAACATGGACTGACGGCGATCGTTTCACACTCAGACCTCCTGTTTTCACAACAGCGTCAGCTTCACAGCACAGCCTGATGAGAGTACGATCACGGTCCAAAGCCTCTTTATGTTACAGTAGAGCTTAAGATACCATTCCAAACCTGCAAATATGAAAACTCCCTGCAGTTGCCGCTACTTTGGCCCTGATGTGTGGTCTCTGTGGTCTCTTTCAATCGAAAGACTCATTTAAAGATAAAACTGTAagatgcccccccccgccccatttAAAACGGAGTCAGCAGAAGCGAGGACAGCTGAGCGAAGACAATGTTCGATTAGGGACAATTTGTGCATTCTGGGAACATCCTTTTTGGGTGGCTTCCCAGCTTTCTGAGAAGCGTTGCTCTAAATATCCTCAAGTGTTGTCAAAAGCCCCCGTATTTCTAGATAACAGccagggaaaggggggggggggtcgtctctCCCTTGGCAGCAGCTTGTCGGGTAACTTGATGTAACCCGCCGTGCTATGTAGCTCCGGCAGATATTTACGACCAGAGGAGGGTTATCGCCGCTGCAACAATTTAACGCAGTCAACATATAtttccagcagctgctcctggaAGTTCTCACGCCGTAAGACAAAGTGCTGGGACTTGGAGGAGCTGCACAGGGACGCGAAGGAGGGATCAGTCGTCTGATGCATCCATTAACTGTGAACGGGCAACGCTGATGATAACATCAGAAAAATCAAAGTCAGGGGAAAATCTACCACCACAGCACTCTGGTTCTGAGATCAGATTACACTTGGCTATACCCTCACCAAGTGAGAGACTGTGACTCACTACAATATCAATTTCATATTCCCCTTGAACCTCGAGCTGGGCTGCGTGAGAAGAAACAAGACGTCTGACtgataaacagcagcagcagcgaggagatCACTTCATCCCTTGTCTCCCTTACTTGAGGGACAATTAACCCAAGACAGATGCTGAATCCTGGACTGGATGGATGTTTCATCATCTGATGTTCAGTATCCACGGTGCGAGGGCCCATGGTTCAGATTTGTCTTCAAGCGTCCGGCAAGGGTGTGTCTGCCCCGGGGGAGGTCTCTGGAGGCAGAGTGGTTCGTGCTGTAAGCCCACGTAAATCTCTGTGGCAGAAGAGAGGCCCGAAGTTGGATTTCCTGCGTGGAGAGATCCATCTTCCAGCTCGGTCAGATACGGAGGCACCCGCATCTCATCACACTACTGGGCTGTCCACTCGTGCGGTTTTGAATTCCCAGTGGAGTGCAAACATGCAACACCCCCCCATTCTAGGATGCAGTGCAATGTCcaatctgctctctctctggtccTCCAAAGACGAGCTACAATCCATCAGGAGTGGGAGAGTGGTCCACACGGCTCACCAAACCAACCATGTGGCGTTAAATGTCAGGAAGAGAACTCAATGCCAGAGGGGGATGGAAATAAAGGACGGCTGCCTCTCAAGACAGCAGGATGTGCAGGTTTCCCTCGGGCTGCCTGCCTGCTGTGGGAGGTTGGAGGTTCAAGGACTGACACataatctctctccctctatcacCATTCATGCAGAGTGGGAGCCATGGGCATGCGTAATGGTGATGATGGCTGAGTGGGGGTAAAGACTGGCATGTGCGCCGTCAGTTACAGGTCGCTTACTTGATCGCAC from the Scophthalmus maximus strain ysfricsl-2021 chromosome 17, ASM2237912v1, whole genome shotgun sequence genome contains:
- the LOC118288317 gene encoding coiled-coil domain-containing protein 134 isoform X1 encodes the protein MQSLCAVVMALAAAALCSADSDGHRPRHDSNLEIYKRLFETKRKDQLNALKNLVELNDINQQYKIIDIMLKGLFKVLEDSRQILVAANMHADDPFPMDDKIKEAYSHVVENTAFFGDVALRFPRIVHHYYDRNADWSGLLRWGLNFCNLTGVFTGGAHQHVLTLMSQELGITEKSPDFINPYRTERDDVLHTAEAFQKILREEEKRRRKEEKRKEIRKGPRISRSRTEL
- the LOC118288317 gene encoding coiled-coil domain-containing protein 134 isoform X2, with the translated sequence MFARIHLNVRLESGCSRCHSLHTRLVALLYTASRLPEDSYLCICVPLKDNGHSRPLVAEKHCQHFCVLEDSRQILVAANMHADDPFPMDDKIKEAYSHVVENTAFFGDVALRFPRIVHHYYDRNADWSGLLRWGLNFCNLTGVFTGGAHQHVLTLMSQELGITEKSPDFINPYRTERDDVLHTAEAFQKILREEEKRRRKEEKRKEIRKGPRISRSRTEL